The DNA window TTGAAGTCTATCAAAAAGGAAACTATGATAGTTTATTCACGGTATCTAAAAACTACCAAAAATTAGGTAAAATAGTCAACAATACATTTGTTCCCTTTAATTACGAACTCGGACAACGCAGTCAGGATTTGGAACCCTTGTTTTTTGAAAATGGGTTATTGTATATTGCTAAGGCGTCATTGATTTTGCAAGAAATTATTATGTCAGAAAACGCTTTTCCATTCGAAGTAAATTCTATTTTTGACCATGTCGATATCGATACTCAAGCGGATTTTGAGTATGCAGAGTATTTATTTGAAAAATTATGTCACTAGGAGAAATGCATCCCAACCCCTTTCACTCGATGAGTTATTTGATTGTGGAACTGTTGAATCTGGGATTTAGGAATGCAAATAATTGAGGAATGATAATTAAAAAACTTGAATAAATCCTGCGAGTCTTCTGTTTGAAGCTACGAGTTCCCCTCTCGAGAGGGGTTAGGGGTGTGTTAGTTGAATTTAAAAAATGAAAAAAATGAAAAACCCATATATAGAAATAGCCGGCCGAAAAATAGGACTAGATTATCCACCTTTAGTCATAGCCGAAATCGGTATTAACCACGAGGGTTCTCTAAAAACAGCAAAGGAAATGGTCGATGCCGCGCATCGTGCTGGTGTTGAAATAGTCAAACATCAAACCCATATCGTAGCAGACGAAATGAGTGGTGCCGCCAAAAATGTCATTCCCGGACATACTGATGTGTCGATTTACGAAATTATGGAACGTTGTTCCCTCGATGAAGCCGATGAATTAGCGCTAAAAAACTATGTCGAAAGCAAAGGGATGATTTTTATTTCTACCCCATTTTCTAGGGCCGCTGCCGATCGGTTGCAAAAATTTGATATCCCTGCCTATAAAATTGGTTCTGGTGAATGTAATAATTATCCTTTGCTGGAACATATCGCTACTTTTGGAAAACCGGTCATATTGAGTACGGGAATGAATACCATTGAAAGTATCCGCAAAGCGGTAGCAATATTTGATAAATATCAAGTACCCTTGGCTTTATTGCATACTACGAATTTATATCCAACACCGATTCCTTTGGTGCGCTTGGGAGCGATGATAGAAATGCATCAGGCCTTTCCCGATACAGTTTTCGGTTTGTCAGATCATACTTTGAATAACAATGCTTGTTTAGGGGCTGTAGCCTTGGGAGCCAGTATCTTGGAACGGCATTTTACTGACACGATACACCGCACAGGTCCCGATATTGTGTGTAGTATGGATGAACAAACTGGTCGCGAACTGATCGTTGGTTCCAATGAAATTTGGCAAATGCGGGGTGGTATAAAAGAACCCGCCAAAGAAGAGCAAGCTACTATAGATTTTGCTTTTGCCACGGTTTGTACGATTGCTCCAATCCAAAAAGGAGCCGTGTTTACTAAAGAAAATATTTGGGTCAAACGTCCGGGTACTGGTGAGATACTTGCGGAGCATTTTACTGATTTATTAGGAAAAAAAGCGACTAGAAATATTGAAAATGATGAACAGTTGCGCTGGGACGACGTTACTTCTTGACACAGCTCCTTCCGATAGCTATCGGAACCCGCTCAACAAGGGTGCTAGGAGTTGAAATCATTGTGAATTATGTAGTAAAGATATTTCTAAGCCCTACTAGACTTCTGTTTAGGGGGATGCATTCCCCTCTTGAGAGGGGGTAGGGGTGTGTAAAAATGGTAATGGAAAACAGATTTGAGAAAGGAAACTGAACAAATGAAGCACAAAAATTATTTTCAACAAAATTGTGCTCGTTCTGTCATTTGGAATGTATTGGAATGACTATTTTCAAACAGATACCATCACCAAAAGGATGAAAAAGTAGCAGCAATAGCCTATTTGCGATCAAGAGCTCAAGTACGTTTTCAATTGATCAATATTTACCATCAAAACCAATGTTATAAACTCCCTCGTTTTACCTATTTTTGACAAAAAAAAGAGTACGGCATGAAAGTTTTTGTATTAATCGAAAGAAGAGCAGACTATTCGAGATATCGGCCCATTTTAGCAAAAATGAAAGAAGATTCATTTTTCGAAATTCATTTAGTTGTTACGGGTATTTGTTTGCTGGATGTACACGGTAAGGATATTAATTATATAGAGCGTGATGGATTTGTTATCAACGCAAAAATACCCATGTTTGAAGAGGGAAACCCCGATAATGGTGCCGAAATGGTTCGCTCTATGGCGCGAGTGCTTGTAGGGGTAACCAATGAATTAGAAGCTTCAAAGCCAGATTTGGTACTAAGTGGATTTGATATTGGGGGCAATTTTGCTGTGACTATTGCCGCTGCGCACATGAATATTCCAGTAGCCCACATACAGGGTGGCGAAGTCACTGGCAGCATCGATGAAAGTATTCGACACGCGATGAGCAAATTTTCGCACATTCATTTTCCTGCCACTCAAGATGCCAAAAACCGATTGATACGGCTAGGGGAAAATCCGAAAGATATTTATGTCACAGGATGTCCTTCGATCGATGTTTTGGTCAATACACCTTATATGGCAAAGGAAGATTTAGAAAAAGAGTTTGAAGTAGATTTTTCTAAACCTTTACTTCTGATGATTCAACATCCCGTTACCACGGAGGCCAAATCCTCTTTGGATCAGATTAAAGAAACAATCAATGCCATCAAAAACAAAGGGGTACAAGCGATTGTTTTACTTCCTAATAATGATGCCGGACACGCTAAAATAATCGATGAAATTAAAAATTCAGGATTGAAGTGGCTTCCTTCTTTGTCCACCATTAAATTTGTTAATTTGTACCGCAATGCTTGGGCGTTAATCGGAAATTCATCTTCGGGGATTCACGAAACGCCCAGTTTAAAAATTCCGGCTATCAATATTGGCAACCGACAAATGGGACGTGAGCGAGCCGCCAATGTTATCGATGTACCGAACGATCAACTGCTGATTGAGCGAGCCATCGAAAAAGCGCTCTTTGACGAGGACTTTAGATGTTTGGTAAGAGGTATTGAAAATCCTTATGGTACTGGTAATTCGGCCGAAACCATTGTCCATCTTTTAAAGACCATTGACCTCGAAAAGGTGAGTATTCAAAAGGTGTTTTATGAAGGATAGCAAAATTTTATTACTTGGCGGTACCGGACTTCTTGGACAGAGTTTGCAAACTGAGTTCAAAAACAGTGCATTCAAAAATGTATATACGTGTTCGAGGGAAGCGTTAGAAAGCGCACAGCATATCCAAGGAGATTTGTTGGATGTAGCATTGGTACAGCAATTAATTGATTTTAAATTTGATTTGATTATTAATCTAACCGGACAAATTACTAAACCCATCGAAAATTGTTTATTGCTCAACTCAGTGGGAATTGAACACCTGATTCAAATCGTGCAGCAGAGTCCGAATTGTAAACTAATGCAGATTTCCACAGTCGGTGTGTATGGCACTTGTAGTTTTGCCGATGAAAATAGCAAGCTCAATCCAGAAACCCCATACTCTGTTGCAAAATGTAAAGCCGAAAAGCTACTTAAGAATCAATTAGCGTCTGCTAATGTAGTTATTTTTAGACTTTCCAATTTGTATGGAGAAGCGCAACTAAAAGGTATTTTTGCTTATTTGAATCGTGCCGCTTCCACTGATCGAGTGCTTGATTTTAATAATGATGGTTCCTTAGTTCGTTTTTTTATTCACGTCAACGATTGTGCAGCGGTACTCGTTGCGTTCATACAAAATCACCTTCAAAAGGAGTCGGGAGTTTATAACATCATTGGGCCAGACAAGTATTCGGTACTCGAATTAATTCAGCTTTTTGAAGAAATTAAAAACCTGAAATTTAAAATTAATTTGGATATTGCACCACCTTATGACAATGCTTTGAATCTGTCCGACACTAAAATCAGGAGTCTTTTCGACTATTCGCCAAAAATGAATATAAAATCGTACTTCAATACAATGAACAGTTATGATTAGAAATAAAGAAGAATTTTCACTATTCGTAGCGAGTCCCAACGATTCTATTAAAAGCTGTATGGCAAGGATAGAACAAAATAAAAAGGGGGGCTTGATTATTATTGATGAAAATCAGCTATTGCTCGGAAGTTTGAGTGATGGCGATATCCGAAGAGCATTACTGGCCGGGAAAACTCTAGACGACCCAATTACCGGTTGTTATAATACCAACCCCATTAAATCATTAGACCACGAAGCAGATGCGTTGAGCTTCGAAATTTTAATCGAAAAGAAAATTACGCTATTGCCCATTGTCAATGGTGCCAATATTTTGATGGCGATTCAGACCGCCGACAAAGGACATCGGTTTGAACCTGTTTCTAATTATGTCGTGCTTATGGTTGGCGGTGAAGGTCTGCGGTTAGGCGAACTAACGCGTGATATGCCAAAAACATTGTTAAAAGTGGGCGGCAAACCTATTTTGCAAACCATTTTAGAACGATTGGCCTATTTTGGGTTTAGAAACATCATCTTGTGTACGAACTATTTATCGGAAGCCATCGAAGACTTTTGTGGAGACGGAACTCAATTTGGTTTGAATGTTTCCTATTACAAGGAAAAAAATAAGCTTGGCACGATTGGGGCAGTCAAAAACCTAAAACAACAACTGAAGGAGCCCTTTTTAGTCATGAATGGAGATTTGCTTACGGGACTCAATTATAAAAACATTTTGGATTTTCATAGAGCGAATGGTAGTGTAATGACCATAGGGTGTGCGAATTACACTTCGAATGTGCCTTATGGAGTTATAGAAACCGATGGTGTAAGGGTTAAGAGAATTTTGGAAAAACCATCGTATTCGTATCGAGTGAGTGGCGGAATTTATGTGCTGAATCACCAACTTTTGGATTTAATACCCAGTGATCGCTACTTCGACATTACTGATTTGATGGAGATAATTATTGCGCAGCAGCAACTGATATCGGCTTTTCCTATTGAAGAATATTGGTTGGATATAGGACTGCCCAATGATTTTTTAAAAGCTAACGAAGATTATAATCAATTATTCAATTTATGAAAGAGCATTACCAAGGGAAAAGAGTATTCGTTACCGGCGCTGCTGGATTTATAGGGAGTCATGTAGTCGAAGAATTAGTACATAATGGTGCTATTGTTACCGCATTGGTGCATTATAATTCGAATTCCAATATCGCCAATTTAAACTATCTTGATATTGAAATTTTGCAGCAAGTAAACATCGTTTTTGGTGATGTTACCGATGCTTTTCAGATGGAGTATTTAATCCGTGGGCAAGATATCGTCCTGCATCTGGCGGCCTTGATCGGCATTCCTTATTCGTATATAGCACCAGCGGCTTATGTAGCAACGAATATAAATGGAACCTTGAATATACTTGAAGCTTGTCGAAAAAACAACACTAGTAAACTAGTAGTTACCTCTACCTCAGAAACATACGGAACGGCGCTATATGCTCCCATTGACGAAAAACATCCCTTACAAGGGCAATCGCCTTACAGTGCCACAAAAATCGGGGCCGATAAGTTAGCCGAAAGTTATTGGTTGTCGTTCGGTTTACCTGTTTGTATTTTTAGACCTTTCAATACTTTTGGTCCCAGACAATCGATGCGAGCTGTAATACCTACGATTATTGTTCAAGCACTGCAAGATGGTACTGAAATCAAATTGGGTTCTTTATCTCCGGTGCGGGATATGGTTTTTGTAAAAGATACTGCCGCTGGCTTTCTCAAAGCAGGTTTGTCTGCCAATACAAATGGTGAAGTCGTTAGCGTTGGAACGGGAACTGGCGCCACTATTGGTGAAATAGTAGATTTGGTGCAGGAAATCGTTGGAACTAACAAAACCGTACTAGAGGATGTTGGACGAGTGCGACCCGAAAAAAGCGAAGTTTTTAAACTAATTTGCGACAATCAAAAAGCCAAAGCATTGCTCGATTGGGAACCAAAAGTCAGTTTAAAAGAGGGGTTAGTACAAACTATCGATTTTATTCAAAAAAATCGAGCAATTTATAATGCAGAGGGTTATGTTATTTAAAGTGATTATTAGTTTCGTAGGCAGATTAAATTTTAAATACTAAGTTACGACCCCATACTTGATTAAACCAGATTTGGCCAACCAACCCCAAAAACAATTTAGAGACCGATAATGCTTTTCAATTCCCTATCCTTTTTACTGTTTCTTCCCATTGTTTTTGCACTCTATTGGTGGGTGAATAAAAAAGGTCTGCAGCTCCAAAATTTCTTATTGTTATTGGCGAGTTATTTCTTTTATGCTTGTTGGGATTGGCGATTTCTTTTTCTATTGCTTTTTTCTACAGCCTTGGATTATTTCACTGGAATACAAATGGTGGAAGCCAAAAATCAAGGACGTAAAAAGGTTTGGTTTTGGTTGAGTATAATTGTGAATCTTGGTTTTCTAGGGGTTTTTAAATACTATAATTTCTTTGCCGATTCTTTTGCCGAAACGCTTTTTGGATTGGGATTTCAAGCTAATTTTTGGACCTTGCAAGTGATATTGCCTGTTGGGATTTCCTTTTACACCTTTCACGGACTGTCCTATGTTATTGATATATACAAAGGAAGAATTCAGCCCGAAAGGAATATCATTACCTATTCGCTTTTTGTAGCATATTTTCCCTTGTTGGTGGCTGGGCCTATTGAAAGAGCGACGCACTTATTGCCGCAAATAAAGAAAAGACGATTTTTTGATTATCCGAAAGCCGTCGATGGGATGCATCAAATCACGTGGGGATTGTTTAAGAAAGTGGTTATTGCCGACAATTGTGCCTTGTATGCTAATGACATTTTCGATCATTATCAGTCGATGAATTCTTTGTCCTTAATTTTAGGGGCTATTTATTTTGCTTTCCAGATTTATGGTGATTTTAGTGGTTATTCAGATATCGCTTTAGGAACCTCTAAATTGTTCGGAATCGATTTATTGCGTAATTTTAATTACCCTTATTTTTCGCGAGATATTGCCGAGTTTTGGCGCCGTTGGCATATTTCATTGTCCTCGTGGTTTCGGGATTATTTGTATATTCCCCTTGGCGGAAGTCAAGGCGGGATGATGATGAAAATTCGGAATACCTTTATTATTTTCCTAGTCAGTGGTTTTTGGCACGGGGCAAATTGGACATTTTTGGTTTGGGGAGCTTTGCACGCTATGTTCTTCTTACCGCTTTTGATTACACAAAATAATAGAAATAATATTGAATCTGTAGCCAAAGGAAAATCTTGGCCAACAATACAAGAATTTATGGCAATGCTACTTACCTTTGGTTTAACGGCTTTTGCCTGGATCTTTTTTCGAGCTAAAACAGTTTCAGAGGCAATAGACTATATCAAAAATATATTCCGATTTAATTTGGAAGGCGGCATTCAGTTTTTAGATTTCGAACGCTATTCAGTTGAATTACTGATGCTATTGGGCTTGTTTATTATTGTCGAATGGAATGCAAGAGAACAGGAACATCCCATCAATGGAAAATGGGCAAAACTAAAAGCATTGGTAATACTGACTGCAATTTTGATTTTAGGTGTTTTTTCTAGTCCAAGTGATTTTATTTATTTCCAGTTTTAGATGAAAAAATTTATTAAATATTGCGTTGGTGGTTTTTTAGCGATTCTACTACTTATGTTAGTGTTGGATATTGTTTACACCAAGATTTACGAAACATCTTATCCTAGAAGTAAGTTTCAGTATTTTAGAAGTTTAAAAAACAAGAAAGTCGATTATATTTTCATAGGTTCTCCAAGGGTTGAAAATGGGATTGTGCCATCAATAATTCAAGACAAAACAGGTAAAACGGCTGCTAATCTTGGGTGGCAAGCGGCCAAGTTGGGGGATATTTATACCGTCCTGCAATTAATCAAAGAGTACAACATCCATTATGACAAAATCTTGATTCAAGTGGATTATATTTATAATATGGTAGAAGGACATTCTAATATTTTTGAATATGAAATGATGCCATTTGTAAGGGAAAATAACATAACTAGAGAATATTTGAATAGATTTGTTGAAAATTCAGATGCCAATTATTATATCCCTTTTTACAGGTATTGTAACAATGATTTGAAACTGGGATTCAGGGAGATTTTTGCAAACAGTATTCACAAAAAAAACAATGTTGCAACACATAAAGGGTATGTCGCCTTGCACGGAAATTCATTGAAATTAGAGGGGGCATTGCCAAAAGAAATTTTAAATAAAAATGCAATTCTAGACAGTATTCAGTCTTTTATAAAACAAAACAAGATGGAAGTCTTTTTTTATTGTGCTCCATTTTGCAAGAATAACCAGAACACGGAATTCACAACAGAACTAGCAAAGAAAATTCCGGGTTTTCGGGATTTTTCAGGTGTTATTGCTGATGATAGGATGTTTCAAAATTGCAATCATTTGAATGATAATGGCGCAAAACGATTTACGGAGATTATTACAGAGGAAGTGTTGATGAAAAATAACGAAAAGCATTAAACTAGGAGAAAAATGATGATATATTAAATTATAAACTAAATGCAACATAGAGTACTTTTGATCAATTATGCGAATGCTGTTTTTCGTAAAAGTCAAATAAAAAACAGTAAAACAGGTCGCGCAATTGGAGGATTTAAGGAAGTCATCTCCTATATTGCAAAAGATGTAGATGTGGCATTTCGCAGAAAACACGCCGCCATATTGAAACAAGAAAAAGGGGACGGTTATTTTTTATGGAAACCTTATTTTATTAAAAAAGCTTTAGACCTTTTAGAGGATGGTGATTATTTGTTTTATTGTGATTCAGGTGTTTATTTTATAGATTCGGTAGCTGAATTTGTGTCCTTTTGTACCACCAAGAAACAAGATATTTTTCCCTTCGAATTGATCCATTACGAAAGGGTTTGGACTAAAAGAGATGCTTTTGTGTTAATGGATTGCGATAAGGAACGATATTACAATACGAAGCAGCGATTGGCCAGTTTTACAATGATTAGAAAATCTGATTTTTCCTGTAAATTTGTCGATGAGTGGTTGCATTATGCTCAAGACGAACGGATTTTGACCGATATCGACAATCAATGTGGCTTAGACAATTACGAAGGTTTTACACAAAACAGATACGACCAGTCTGTTTTTAGCCTTTTGACCAAAAAGTACGAAATTGAAGCCTATCGTGATCCATCACAATTCGGAACCGTAATTGGCGAGCTGTATCCTGATTCGAATTATAAACCCTTTTTGTATCATACTCGTAAGCGAAATTATCCTTTTTATGTGGAATGGAAAAAATATTTGAGTCGAAAATTTTCTAGTATAATTAAGCAATAAGTTTAAGTGAACAATAGATATCAATGAAAAAGCTGGGGATAGTATGTGTCGTTTTCAGTTTTAGTATTTAATGAAATTTTTATGTTAACCGTTTCTAATTACCATTATATCCGCGAAAATTTTGCAACACCTTATCCCAGTATATTTGGTGTAACTCCTTGCGACTTTAGAAAACAATTATTGATGCTAAAAAACGAAGGAGATTTTATAGAACCCAAGTATCTCGTAGAAAATTTAAAAGATGTAATGGAATCTGCGGACCATCATTTTCTCATCACTTTTGATGACGGATTGAAAGAACAGTTTGAAAACGCTTTGCCCATCCTGGATGAATTGCATATTCCGGCTCTTTTTTTTATAAATTCTATCAATCATATCGAGAAGAAAGTGAGTTTGGTACATCAAATTCATTTGGTTCGGTCGGTGGTTTCCACAGCATCACTTTACGAAAACTTGGTTCATCACACGAATAGGAAATTAAACCAAGAGGAAATTCAACAGGCCCATCAGTTTTATCGATTTGATGATCATCAAAGTGCAGCATTAAAATATTTTTTGAATGTTTTATTGGATTTTACTACCCAAGAAAAATTTATAAATGGTATTTTTACAAAACATTTTAACGAAAAGGAAATACTGGAAAATCTGTATATGAATACAGATGAAATGCAGCACCTAATCAAAAGAGGGTTTCTAGGCAGTCATACTCATACACATTTGCCATTGGGAATTTATGAGGAACAGACTATACTTTACGAACTGGAGACTACCAAAAAATACTTAGAAAATTTAGGAGGTGTCGCAATAGACTGTGTAGCTTACCCTTATGGAACCAAAGAAGCCGCAACCGAAGAAGTGGGAAGACTTGCTAAACAACTAGGTTATAAAATTGGGTTTACAACAAATCCAGGATTAAATGAGGGGTCTAATAATCCGTTATTACTCAATAGATTTGATTGTAATGATTTGATTGGCGGTAAAAATTATAAATAAATTAGATTATGATTATTAGAGAAGCAACCATAAAGGATTGGGATAAACTTCTAGTTTTTTTTCAAAACATTTATAGACCTAACCATCCGCTTCATTGCAAAGAGTTTTGGAAATGGCAATACGGGGACGAAAAATTTGGTCGTTCGTTTATTTGTCTTGATGATACTGAACAAGTAGTGGCTCACGTTGGGGCGAGTTTTGAAAATGATTTAGCTTGGCTTATGAATCTTTATGTGAGCAAGGAACACGAAGGCAAACGTATTCCGTCGAAACTGTATGATTTGGCGAGACAATATTATCCTTTGGTAACGACCGCTGCGAATAAGGCAGCATTAGATATGTACCAAAGTATGCGATGGATTCGCTATCATAACTTAGTTAGGTACGTAAAAATAAATCCGATTATTACAGATGTAAATATAGAAAACGTTTGCAAAAGCACTAGTGTCAATGTACAGGATTATCTGGCACAGGACATTCATTATTTTCAACAGCCTACAATAAAAGGGCTTCTTTTCAAAGACGGCTCCCGAGCTGTCAGTCAAGAAGAGGTGGGCGGGCTCCGTGTTTTAGATATTGGAAACAGCAGAGAATTAGAAAGTGAAGCTTGGCGATTGGGTTTTTTATGGATGGATTATACAACATCGTGGAACGATACTAAAACTAGAAAATTGGAAAAAAATGGATGGGTTTTGGATTATAAAAGTGTAGTTCCTTGGCGTTTGAATCCAGTCGAAGAAAATTGTTTTTGTGACGTTAGTTTTCTTTCAGAAGAGCCTATAGATAAAGAATTGATAGTTAAAAGATCACATTCTGACCACGGTAGAATAGGAAGTATAAATAAGGTTTAAATGAAAAACTTAGGGGTAGTCATAACGGATGGTGTAGGTTTTCGAAATTTTATTTTGAGTGATTTTATTAGCGAAGCCAAAAATAATTTTGATACAGTGGTTCTCTATTCTTGTATTCCAGCTAATGCTTTTCAAAAATATCATTTGAATTGTAAAATAGTTGAATTAGATCAGATTAATGAAAAATTCATCACTTGGTTTTTTAGGAAGGCCAAAGAAGTCGCTCATTTGCAATTGCATAAAAAAAACAATTTTGGCATACAGGATAATTTTAATACCAATAAGACTAGAGCAAAAAATCCTCGTGGGTATGCTACGCGATTTATTTACAGCCTGACCACTTGGCTGCATTCGGAATCTTGGATATTGCGATTTAATAAGCTGCAACAATTAACTTTCCAAAATAATCCAATAGGCGAAATATTCTCCAAACAGTTGAAAGAAGATCAAATCGACATTCTTTTTTTTACGCACCAACGGCCACCTTTTATCGCACCGCTAATTTATCAGGCTGAAAAATTAAAAATTAAAACGGTTTCCTTTATTTTTAGTTGGGACAATCTCGCTTCTAAAGGAAGAATGGCGGGTAATTTTGATCATTATTTGGTATGGAGTGATTTGATGCAATCCGATTTGTTGCATTTTTATCAATCCGTAAAACCGCATCAAATTGATGTTGTTGGGACTCCACAGTTTGAACCCTATGTTTTGGATCGTTATAAAACCAACAAAGACGATTTTTACAAAAGGTATAATCTAGATGCCGCATTACCTGTTATTTTATTTACCTGCAATGATTCCAGCAGCAAGAATGACCCTTTTTACCTGGAATTACTAGCCGATTATATAGCTTCCAATAAAATACAAGCGAATTTAATAGTGCGAACGTCACCTGCCGATGTACCAAGTCGGTTTTTGTATCTACAGGAAAAATATCCTTTCATTAAGTGGAACTTTCCTGATTGGATATTAACGCGAGAAAATCACGCAGAGCCCTGGACACAGCGTGTACCCGAATTTGATGATGTGGTCCATTTAAAATCAGTATTGCAGTTTTCTGATGTGATAATCAATGTGCTGTCTACTATAATTTTAGATGGATTCTTGTTTGATAAACCTTCTATCTGTCCTGTTTTTGGCAATCAGCAGAAAGGATTTGACGACGCTTTAAAGTTTTTGGATTACGCCCATTTACAACAAGTCGAAGATAGTAATGCGGTAACGATTGTAAAAAAACAAGCAGACTATTTGATTGCGATTGAAGCAGTTTTAAAAAATCCGTTAGCTAAAATCAATGAACAAAAAAAGTTTGTTGCTTTAGAAATAGGGAAACCACTGCAAGGCACCAGTAAGCGAATCGCGTCAATTTTATCACAACTGAATGACTAAACCAAAAAAAATAGCATTTTTAAAAAAAAATAGTTAATAAATGACCGAGACCAATCGAATAGAATTCAAACAAGAGCTAACGGAGAATTTAGAAAAAGAGGAAGTCGCTTTTCTAAATTACCGCGAGGGCGGCTTGATTTATATTGGTATTGATAAGCAGGGTAAAACAGTAGGAATTCCGGATTCTGACGGTGACCAACTTAAAATCAAGGATCGCTTGAAACACAATATTTCACCC is part of the Flavobacterium nackdongense genome and encodes:
- a CDS encoding glycosyltransferase family protein gives rise to the protein MKNLGVVITDGVGFRNFILSDFISEAKNNFDTVVLYSCIPANAFQKYHLNCKIVELDQINEKFITWFFRKAKEVAHLQLHKKNNFGIQDNFNTNKTRAKNPRGYATRFIYSLTTWLHSESWILRFNKLQQLTFQNNPIGEIFSKQLKEDQIDILFFTHQRPPFIAPLIYQAEKLKIKTVSFIFSWDNLASKGRMAGNFDHYLVWSDLMQSDLLHFYQSVKPHQIDVVGTPQFEPYVLDRYKTNKDDFYKRYNLDAALPVILFTCNDSSSKNDPFYLELLADYIASNKIQANLIVRTSPADVPSRFLYLQEKYPFIKWNFPDWILTRENHAEPWTQRVPEFDDVVHLKSVLQFSDVIINVLSTIILDGFLFDKPSICPVFGNQQKGFDDALKFLDYAHLQQVEDSNAVTIVKKQADYLIAIEAVLKNPLAKINEQKKFVALEIGKPLQGTSKRIASILSQLND